One part of the Denticeps clupeoides chromosome 8, fDenClu1.1, whole genome shotgun sequence genome encodes these proteins:
- the psme3 gene encoding proteasome activator complex subunit 3 — protein sequence MSSLLKVDNELKSKVDAFREQITAEAEDLVASFFPKKLLELDQILKEPILNIRELKDIHSEIKLAVPDPILLTNIHDGLDMQNAKKRKLDDGILDDKVSGTKVFVMPGGMMKSNGRLVELIERVKPEIRTLIEKCNTVKMWVQLLIPRIEDGNNFGVSIQEETVAELRTVEGEAASYLDQISRYYIMRAKLVSKIAKYPHVEDYRRTVTEIDEKEYISLKIIVSELRNQYVTLHDMILKNIEKIKRPRSSNTDALY from the exons ATGTCTTCACTCCTCAAGGTGGACAATGAGCTCAAGTCCAAG GTGGACGCTTTCAGGGAACAGATCACAGCAGAA GCGGAGGACCTGGTTGCGAGTTTTTTCCCTAAGAAGTTACTAGAACTTGATCAGATTCTGAAG GAGCCCATCTTAAACATCAGGGAACTGAAGGACATCCACTCGGAGATAAAGCTCGCGGTGCCGGACCCGATTCTCCTGACCAACATCCACGATGGCCTTGACATG caaaatgcaaaaaagagGAAACTCGATGACGGCATCCTAGATGACAAAG TCTCAGGAACCAAAGTGTTTGTGATGCCGGGCGGGATGATGAAGAGCAACGGCCGACTGGTGGAGCTCATCGAACGCGTGAAGCCAGAAATCCGCACGCTGATAGAGAAATGCAACACG GTGAAAATGTGGGTTCAGCTGTTAATCCCCAGAATAGAAGACGGCAACAACTTCGGTGTTTCCATTCAG GAGGAGACTGTGGCAGAGCTGAGGACGGTGGAGGGAGAGGCAGCATCTTACCTGGACCAGATCTCCCG ATATTACATCATGAGGGCCAAGCTGGTCTCCAAAATCGCTAAATACCCTCATGTG gAGGACTACCGCCGGACGGTGACGGAGATCGACGAGAAGGAGTACATCAGTCTGAAGATCATCGTGTCCGAACTCAGGAATCAGTAT GTGACGTTACATGACATGATCCTGAAGAACATAGAGAAGATCAAGAGGCCAAGGAGCAGCAATACGGATGCGCTGTACTGA